AAGACACTCGACCCTGATGTCGGGTGGTATCATTGGAGGAATCATCGCGATAAAAAGAAAAACCTGCCTCATAGTCGAAATTGAGCCTGGTTTCAGGCGATTCCAGGTCAAGGGAAATCCCCGGCGAAACCAGAGTGATCCAATCTGAATCCTCATTTTCCGGTTCCAGATCGATATTGTCATCATATTCCTGTTGAATGGAAATTCTTGGCGTGAGCATTTTTCTCATATCTGCTTGGCAAGGGCGAATCCATACGAATGACAAAGTCGCCAAGACTGCAACCAAAATCAGTGAACAACAATCCCGGCCGATGCTCGAATTACCCGTTCGAATCGTTCTATCGCTTCGCTCGTTCGAGACCTCGCCGTCGCCAACTAACAGCCTAAAGATGCAATGAGTTTCCTTGAACTGATCACCCCCAATGAACATCTTCTTCAAGCAAAATACCATCACATTTTTCCTTTCAAGAGCGATGGGCCAATTTATGCCAGGAGGATGCATGTCCATCTGATGCAATCCAGCACAAACGAACCCTTTAGCAATCAATATCGAGACCACAAAGCCATTTCAACGGAGAACAAATGTGGAAAAAGTTTCGTTGAACGAACCCTTTTTGTGTCATCCGATTCCGCTACAACCGGAGGAACAAGCTTATAGATGCCTGAAACGTTTTGAACAACTTGAACATTTTCAGGGTACAATAATCACGTCGTCGGGGTTCAGCAGAATATTCTGTTTGATATCTTTTCCGGAAACCACCCGTTCGTAATCAAATTCGATGCGGAACTGACCTTTTGGACCTTTTCTCACAATAAGAATATCGTCTTTTTTCGCCCACTCGGTGAAACCACCGGCCGTTGCAATCGCCTGAAGTACTGTAATCGGCCTTTCCAGCACGTATTCACCTGGTGCGCCAACCATGCCGACAATGTAGATCTTCTTGCTACGGTTTTCCTGGAGCATCACGTAGACCGACGGATTTTCCACATAGGCTGCCAGGGCTTTTGTGATTCGGTCTTTTAACTGTGGCAGAGTGCTGTTGGCCGCCTCAATATCGTCCACCAGGGGCAAGGAGATCTTTCCGTCCGGGCGGACCCGGATGGTCCGTGAAAGATCCGGCTCTCTCCATACCAGTATCTCAAGCATATCTCCAGCGCCAACAAGATAGTCATCACCATGTTTACTGGTTCCGACTGGTGTAGTAGTTGGCTCCCCGGCCATGGCAGAATCAGGCCGTGTATGGACAAACACGCCAGCAAAAAAAAAGCACAGCGTACAGGTCACAATGAGAATTTTGCGTCTTCTACATAGATAGGGCCGTATCATAATCATCGGATCTGTCATCCTTTCTTGCCGACTCGTGATACTGCTTTTCAATGCCATACTCCTTGATCTTGTTCAGCAAACTCTTGTAGCTGGTTTTCAGCAAAACGGCTGCTTTCTTGCGATTCCAGTAAGTGTGAAAGAGCACATCCATAATGGCTTCTGTTTCAGCCTTTCGAGCCGCTTCTTTGCATACCTTTTTCAAGGATGGCGTGGGAAAGGTCCTAAATGCATCGGTCCCGCCTTCGCCACTGCTTAAGGGTTCGTCTGAATCGTTCAAAAGAGCCGTGGGGCCATAATGTGCCAGTTTTTCATACAATGCCTCTTTATTCCCAAGTGCCGTGAAGCTCTGAATGCAGTTTTCCAATTCGCGAACATTTCCCGGCCAGGAGTACTCGTGGAGCCGTTCGCGTATTCGATCACTAAAGGGACTATACTCTCTGCCGTAGCGGGCTGTATATTCCTCCAGAAAATGCTTGCACAACAGATCAATGTCTTCCTTGCGTTCCTTGAGAGGTGGGATGTGAATAGAGGCAACGTTAAGGCGGTAATACAGGTCCGACCTGAACCTGCCCCGGGAAACCTTCTCACCCAGATCGCAATTAGTAGCGGCCAAGACACGGGAATCGATTTTCGTATTGGTTGTGCTGCCCAGTGAAGAAAGCTCGCTGTCTTGAAGCACCTGTAGGAGTTTGGCCTGCATGGGAAAAGGGATTTCGCAGATTTCATCTAAAAGTATGGTCCCCGAGTCAGCAAGCTCGAATTTCCCCAGTTTTTTGTTGAAAGCTCCGGTGAAAGCCCCCTTCTCAAAACCGAAGAGTTCGCTCTCAAGGAGATTGGCTGGCAGTGCGGCGCTGTTGACTTTGATGAAGGGTTTGCCAGCCCGATGGGAAAACTTATGAATTGCACGGGCCACAAGCTCTTTGCCTGTGCCGCTCTCACCGGTGATGAGGATCGTCACATCGGATCGTGCCAGACGGAGAACATGCCGCTTTATTTGGACCATAACCGGCGTTTGCCCGACAATGGTGCGAT
This sequence is a window from Deltaproteobacteria bacterium. Protein-coding genes within it:
- a CDS encoding polysaccharide biosynthesis/export family protein gives rise to the protein MIMIRPYLCRRRKILIVTCTLCFFFAGVFVHTRPDSAMAGEPTTTPVGTSKHGDDYLVGAGDMLEILVWREPDLSRTIRVRPDGKISLPLVDDIEAANSTLPQLKDRITKALAAYVENPSVYVMLQENRSKKIYIVGMVGAPGEYVLERPITVLQAIATAGGFTEWAKKDDILIVRKGPKGQFRIEFDYERVVSGKDIKQNILLNPDDVIIVP
- a CDS encoding sigma-54-dependent Fis family transcriptional regulator — encoded protein: MLNTTAIAFGILPGVAGGLAPELVEIIGYHSRSLTRKKDFLAEFHRHKPDLLLLGSTNHAGQIRALADVIEREKSGTAILVILDGEGLTDRGKIPGRANLSYLPGGFDTDELKRTIEQLVHESQDPCYKELDRTIVGQTPVMVQIKRHVLRLARSDVTILITGESGTGKELVARAIHKFSHRAGKPFIKVNSAALPANLLESELFGFEKGAFTGAFNKKLGKFELADSGTILLDEICEIPFPMQAKLLQVLQDSELSSLGSTTNTKIDSRVLAATNCDLGEKVSRGRFRSDLYYRLNVASIHIPPLKERKEDIDLLCKHFLEEYTARYGREYSPFSDRIRERLHEYSWPGNVRELENCIQSFTALGNKEALYEKLAHYGPTALLNDSDEPLSSGEGGTDAFRTFPTPSLKKVCKEAARKAETEAIMDVLFHTYWNRKKAAVLLKTSYKSLLNKIKEYGIEKQYHESARKDDRSDDYDTALSM